A region from the Arachis ipaensis cultivar K30076 chromosome B01, Araip1.1, whole genome shotgun sequence genome encodes:
- the LOC107626319 gene encoding autophagy-related protein 101 isoform X2: protein MGDFAGILHTIVFHRALGLVRPKDVDLELFDITYVQCGEVELEKKIDEKIEQFVCWVEKHPNKKSQICLSFYEVKNKQASWFSNKIERLYWEQWYIYLNVAQHPKGHSNKSHHAKVVDPGEGALEDRNARSAALEASLREVLFQIIKFVNEKKDHVPPIPNLEGAVSFPYEITIPSSSDSAFGMDMIKRMLQTGHPTMLS from the exons at GGGAGATTTTGCAGGCATACTGCACACTATTGTGTTTCATCGGGCCTTGGGGCTTGTGCGTCCAAAAGATGTCGACTTGGAGCTTTTCGACATAACTTAC GTGCAATGTGGGGAGGTGGAGCTTGagaagaaaatagatgaaaaGATTGAGCAGTTTGTTTGTTGGGTGGAGAAGCATCCGAACAAAAAGAGTCAG ATATGTTTATCTTTCTATGAGGTAAAAAACAAACAGGCATCTTGGTTCAGTAACAAGATTGAACGCCTGTATTGGGAACAATGGTATATTTATCTTAATGTGGCTCAACATCCGAAGGGACATTCTAACAAGTCTCATCATGCCAAAGTTGTTGATCCGGGAG AGGGGGCATTGGAAGATAGAAATGCTCGAAGTGCAGCACTTGAAGCATCACTTCGTGAGGTTTTATTtcaaataattaaatttgttaaTGAGAAGAAGGATCATGTTCCTCCAATACCAAATCTTGAGGGTGCTGTTTCATTTCCCTATGAAATTACAATTCCCAG TTCCTCAGATTCTGCATTTGGAATGGATATGATCAAGAGGATGCTCCAAACAGGACATCCAACAATGCTAAGTTAA
- the LOC107626319 gene encoding autophagy-related protein 101 isoform X1, with protein sequence MNCEACHLKELEVELFEIREVLRCILHTIVFHRALGLVRPKDVDLELFDITYVQCGEVELEKKIDEKIEQFVCWVEKHPNKKSQICLSFYEVKNKQASWFSNKIERLYWEQWYIYLNVAQHPKGHSNKSHHAKVVDPGEGALEDRNARSAALEASLREVLFQIIKFVNEKKDHVPPIPNLEGAVSFPYEITIPSSSDSAFGMDMIKRMLQTGHPTMLS encoded by the exons ATGAACTGTGAGGCTTGCCACCTCAAGGAACTG GAAGTAGAGCTCTTTGAGATACGTGAAGTTTTACgat GCATACTGCACACTATTGTGTTTCATCGGGCCTTGGGGCTTGTGCGTCCAAAAGATGTCGACTTGGAGCTTTTCGACATAACTTAC GTGCAATGTGGGGAGGTGGAGCTTGagaagaaaatagatgaaaaGATTGAGCAGTTTGTTTGTTGGGTGGAGAAGCATCCGAACAAAAAGAGTCAG ATATGTTTATCTTTCTATGAGGTAAAAAACAAACAGGCATCTTGGTTCAGTAACAAGATTGAACGCCTGTATTGGGAACAATGGTATATTTATCTTAATGTGGCTCAACATCCGAAGGGACATTCTAACAAGTCTCATCATGCCAAAGTTGTTGATCCGGGAG AGGGGGCATTGGAAGATAGAAATGCTCGAAGTGCAGCACTTGAAGCATCACTTCGTGAGGTTTTATTtcaaataattaaatttgttaaTGAGAAGAAGGATCATGTTCCTCCAATACCAAATCTTGAGGGTGCTGTTTCATTTCCCTATGAAATTACAATTCCCAG TTCCTCAGATTCTGCATTTGGAATGGATATGATCAAGAGGATGCTCCAAACAGGACATCCAACAATGCTAAGTTAA